One genomic window of Indioceanicola profundi includes the following:
- the thrC gene encoding threonine synthase — protein sequence MSYISTRGMAPSLGFDDVLLTGLARDGGLYVPDVWPQLTDDDLRALRGKPYEEVAVRVMTPFLQGAIGEEEFARLVRDAYSTFTHRAITPLIQLDQRNWVVELFHGPTLAFKDVALQLLGRLFDHVLAKRDSRITVVGATSGDTGSAAIEACRDRERVDIVILHPYGRTSEVQRRQMTSVLSSNVRNVALQGTFDDAQDAVKAMFNDPEFRAEVNLSAVNSINWARIMAQIVYYVTAAVALGAPDREVAFAVPTGNFGNVYAAYAAKAMGVPIARLIVGTNENDILARFFQQGEMKTSVVVPTISPSMDIQVSSNFERLLFDLMDRDGAAVAATMDEFKRTGRFQVSQGQLTRAIELFEGHRCGQEETLEEMARTYRDAGYMLDPHTAVGVNAARKADLDPSVPIVSLACAHPAKFPDAVERATGIRPGLPRHLADLFERPERVHVLPNDMDVLKRFVREQSRAVRG from the coding sequence GTGAGCTACATCAGCACGCGGGGCATGGCCCCCAGCCTGGGTTTTGACGATGTGCTGTTGACAGGTCTGGCGCGTGACGGCGGCCTGTATGTGCCGGACGTCTGGCCGCAGTTGACCGACGACGACCTGCGCGCCCTGCGCGGCAAGCCCTACGAGGAGGTTGCCGTCCGCGTCATGACGCCCTTCCTCCAGGGCGCTATCGGGGAGGAGGAGTTCGCCCGGCTGGTCCGCGACGCTTATTCTACCTTTACCCACCGCGCCATCACGCCGCTGATCCAGCTCGACCAGCGCAACTGGGTGGTGGAGCTGTTCCATGGGCCGACCCTGGCCTTCAAGGATGTGGCGCTGCAACTGCTCGGCCGTCTCTTCGACCATGTGCTGGCGAAGCGGGACAGCCGCATCACCGTGGTCGGGGCCACCAGCGGGGATACCGGCTCCGCCGCCATCGAGGCCTGCCGCGACCGGGAGCGGGTGGATATCGTCATCCTGCACCCCTATGGCCGCACCAGCGAGGTACAGCGCCGGCAGATGACGAGCGTGCTCTCCTCCAACGTCCGGAACGTGGCGCTCCAGGGCACGTTCGACGATGCGCAGGACGCCGTGAAGGCGATGTTCAACGATCCGGAGTTCCGGGCCGAAGTGAACCTGTCCGCCGTGAATTCCATCAACTGGGCCCGCATCATGGCCCAGATCGTCTATTACGTGACGGCCGCCGTGGCACTGGGCGCGCCGGACCGGGAAGTGGCCTTCGCCGTTCCGACCGGGAATTTCGGCAATGTCTACGCCGCCTATGCCGCCAAGGCGATGGGCGTGCCGATCGCCCGCCTGATCGTCGGCACCAACGAGAATGATATCCTGGCCCGCTTCTTCCAGCAGGGCGAGATGAAGACCTCGGTGGTCGTGCCTACCATCAGCCCCAGCATGGACATCCAGGTCTCCAGCAACTTCGAGCGGCTGCTGTTCGATCTGATGGACCGCGACGGCGCTGCCGTGGCCGCTACCATGGACGAGTTCAAGCGCACCGGCCGCTTCCAGGTCTCCCAGGGGCAGCTCACCCGGGCCATCGAGCTTTTCGAGGGGCACCGTTGCGGCCAGGAGGAGACGCTTGAGGAAATGGCGCGCACCTACCGCGACGCCGGCTACATGCTGGACCCGCATACGGCGGTCGGCGTGAATGCGGCGCGAAAGGCCGATCTGGACCCGTCCGTGCCCATCGTGTCGCTGGCCTGCGCCCATCCTGCCAAGTTCCCGGATGCGGTGGAGCGGGCAACCGGCATCCGTCCCGGACTGCCGCGGCATCTCGCCGACCTGTTCGAGCGGCCCGAGCGTGTCCATGTACTTCCCAACGATATGGACGTGCTGAAGCGCTTCGTGCGGGAGCAGTCGCGGGCCGTCCGCGGCTGA
- a CDS encoding M16 family metallopeptidase — MSGVKVTTLANGLRVATDPMPHVETVTTGVWFGVGSRHEPEEANGVAHLVEHMLFKGTPTRDALRISTEIEAVGGHMNAHTGREHTAYYAKVLKEDLGTALNVLADMVQHPLFDPAELDRERQVIIQEIGQAEDTPDDIINDHFLATCFPGQRLGRSTLGTAEVISSVPRQVLVDYVGRNYRPGSMVVTAAGNVEHERVVELAERLFTDLGRGEAEAGDPGCYEGGEFREDRDLEQLHLILGFQGVGSRSPDVHTVSVLSTILGGGMSSRLFQEVREKRGLVYSVESFNWSMVDDGIFGIYAGTDPDRAGELVPVVCDEVRKLAATLTEEEVTRARTQLKASQLMGLESTTNRAEQLGTQLLVFGRHLTPAEISARIDAVDLAAVRRCAEQVFATTPTLAAIGPLDRLETYRGIRARLAG, encoded by the coding sequence ATGAGTGGAGTGAAGGTCACCACCCTGGCCAACGGCCTGCGGGTCGCCACCGACCCCATGCCGCATGTGGAGACGGTGACAACGGGCGTTTGGTTCGGTGTCGGCAGCCGGCATGAGCCGGAGGAGGCCAATGGCGTCGCTCATCTGGTGGAGCACATGCTGTTCAAGGGCACGCCCACCCGCGACGCCCTGCGCATCAGCACGGAGATCGAGGCTGTCGGCGGCCACATGAACGCCCATACCGGGCGCGAGCACACCGCCTATTACGCCAAGGTCCTGAAGGAGGATCTGGGAACCGCGCTGAACGTGCTGGCCGACATGGTGCAGCACCCGCTGTTCGACCCGGCCGAGCTGGATCGCGAGCGGCAGGTGATTATCCAGGAGATCGGCCAGGCGGAGGATACGCCGGACGACATCATCAACGATCACTTCCTGGCTACCTGCTTCCCCGGCCAGCGCCTCGGCCGCTCCACCCTCGGCACCGCGGAGGTGATTTCTTCCGTGCCGCGACAGGTTCTGGTCGATTACGTCGGGCGCAACTACCGCCCCGGTTCGATGGTTGTGACCGCTGCCGGGAATGTGGAGCATGAGCGGGTGGTCGAGCTGGCGGAGCGGCTGTTCACCGATCTTGGGCGTGGCGAGGCCGAAGCCGGCGACCCCGGCTGCTATGAGGGCGGGGAGTTCCGGGAAGACCGCGACCTGGAGCAGTTGCACCTGATCCTGGGTTTCCAGGGCGTCGGCAGCCGCAGCCCGGACGTCCATACCGTCTCCGTCCTGTCCACCATCCTTGGCGGGGGCATGTCGTCCCGCCTGTTCCAGGAGGTGCGGGAGAAGCGGGGGCTGGTCTATTCGGTCGAGAGCTTCAACTGGTCCATGGTGGATGACGGCATATTCGGGATCTATGCCGGCACCGACCCCGACCGCGCCGGTGAACTGGTGCCGGTCGTCTGCGACGAGGTGCGGAAGCTGGCCGCGACCCTGACCGAGGAGGAGGTCACCCGCGCCCGCACGCAGCTCAAGGCCAGCCAGTTGATGGGGCTGGAGAGCACGACGAACAGGGCGGAACAGCTCGGCACCCAGCTTCTGGTCTTCGGCCGGCATCTGACGCCGGCGGAAATCTCGGCCCGCATTGATGCCGTCGATCTTGCGGCGGTGCGGCGGTGCGCGGAGCAGGTGTTCGCCACCACCCCGACTTTGGCGGCCATCGGTCCCCTCGACAGGCTGGAAACCTACCGGGGCATCCGCGCCCGGCTGGCCGGCTGA
- a CDS encoding GNAT family N-acetyltransferase, with translation MPIRIFQTGLLSPPAIRVEGEGVFIRPAQAKDWEEWAALREISRDFLVPWEPTWPADALTRTAFQRRVRRQAVEWREDEAYSFLTFERRSGRLVGGIGLSNVRRGVAQMGTMGYWVGKPFARRGYTTESAKLLLNFAFGQLGLHRVEAACLPTNIPSQGVLEKAGFTREGYARGYLRIDGRWADHVLYAVLKDDLVG, from the coding sequence GTGCCGATCCGCATCTTCCAGACGGGGCTGCTGTCCCCGCCGGCCATCCGGGTCGAGGGCGAAGGAGTCTTCATTCGCCCGGCCCAGGCCAAGGACTGGGAGGAGTGGGCGGCGCTGCGCGAGATCAGCCGGGATTTCCTTGTCCCGTGGGAGCCGACCTGGCCCGCCGATGCCCTGACCCGCACCGCCTTCCAGCGGCGGGTTCGCCGGCAGGCGGTGGAATGGCGGGAGGATGAGGCCTACAGCTTCCTGACCTTCGAACGGAGGTCGGGCCGGCTGGTGGGCGGTATCGGCCTGTCCAATGTCCGGCGCGGCGTGGCCCAGATGGGCACCATGGGCTATTGGGTGGGCAAACCCTTCGCCCGACGCGGCTACACGACGGAAAGCGCCAAGCTGCTGCTGAACTTCGCCTTCGGCCAGCTCGGCCTGCACCGGGTGGAGGCTGCGTGCCTGCCCACCAATATTCCGAGCCAGGGCGTACTGGAGAAAGCCGGTTTCACGCGGGAAGGCTATGCACGGGGCTATCTGCGGATCGATGGCCGCTGGGCCGACCATGTGCTCTACGCCGTGCTGAAGGACGATCTGGTCGGATAG
- a CDS encoding DUF3108 domain-containing protein — MKASCTMAAAAALLTLSALPAAAETLRLGYDVYVGGISLGRMTLETELADDRYHVAVGARANDLLDRLVHWSYTAEANGALSGPAGVAPDRFTSLRTLRNRKWEAVLDYSGDTVTHHQTPPQSEEDENAVPPELRPGTVDLLSASVAIALSAEASGGSCEARVPVFDGRRRYDVLAEPGKNRQLKKNSYNAYEGEAIGCRIEIDPVAGFRQARRGNDDFWTIPRDGSRRGFDLWLGRPQEGGPLVPVRLEARELFYADIIGHLATIETVDGTP, encoded by the coding sequence ATGAAAGCCTCCTGCACCATGGCGGCTGCAGCCGCCTTGCTCACCCTCTCCGCCCTGCCCGCCGCGGCGGAGACGTTGCGGCTCGGATACGATGTCTATGTTGGCGGCATCAGCCTCGGCCGCATGACGCTGGAGACGGAACTTGCCGACGACCGGTACCATGTCGCCGTCGGCGCACGGGCCAACGACCTGCTGGACCGGCTGGTCCACTGGTCCTACACGGCGGAGGCCAATGGCGCCCTGTCCGGCCCGGCCGGAGTCGCGCCCGACCGCTTCACCAGCCTGCGCACCCTCCGCAACAGGAAGTGGGAAGCCGTTCTGGACTATTCCGGCGACACCGTCACCCATCATCAGACCCCGCCGCAGTCCGAAGAGGATGAGAACGCCGTGCCGCCGGAACTTCGCCCCGGCACGGTGGACCTTCTCTCGGCCTCCGTCGCCATCGCCCTGTCGGCGGAGGCTTCGGGCGGATCCTGCGAGGCGCGCGTCCCCGTATTCGATGGGCGTCGCCGATACGATGTCCTGGCCGAACCGGGCAAGAACCGGCAGCTGAAGAAGAACAGCTACAACGCTTATGAGGGGGAAGCCATCGGCTGCCGGATCGAAATCGATCCGGTCGCAGGTTTCCGTCAGGCTCGCCGCGGCAACGACGATTTCTGGACGATTCCCCGCGACGGCAGCCGCCGCGGCTTCGACCTTTGGCTCGGCCGCCCCCAAGAAGGCGGGCCCCTGGTGCCCGTACGGCTGGAAGCGCGGGAACTCTTCTATGCCGACATCATCGGGCATCTGGCGACCATCGAGACGGTGGATGGCACGCCCTAG
- a CDS encoding YqgE/AlgH family protein: MMDKEIRQYLTGQLLIAMPQMSDPRFARTVIYVCAHTTDGAMGLVLNKPFAGIGFTDLLEQLGIEVEQQLGDMRVHYGGPVESGRGFVLHTTDYTREATLLVDDDVALTATVDVLRAIAEGRGPQKSILALGYAGWGAGQLDQEMQSNGWLHAPADPAILFDADLDTKWERAIAKLGVSLSMLSGEAGHA; this comes from the coding sequence ATGATGGACAAGGAAATCCGCCAATACCTGACGGGTCAGCTCCTCATCGCGATGCCGCAGATGTCCGATCCGCGCTTCGCCAGGACCGTGATCTATGTCTGCGCCCATACGACGGACGGCGCGATGGGTCTGGTCCTGAACAAGCCCTTTGCGGGAATCGGGTTCACTGACTTGCTGGAGCAGCTCGGAATCGAGGTGGAGCAGCAGCTCGGCGACATGCGGGTACATTATGGCGGCCCGGTCGAGTCCGGCCGCGGCTTCGTCCTGCACACCACCGACTACACGCGCGAGGCGACGCTGCTGGTCGATGACGACGTGGCCCTGACCGCCACGGTCGACGTGCTGCGCGCCATCGCGGAGGGTCGGGGGCCACAGAAGAGCATCCTGGCGCTGGGCTATGCCGGCTGGGGAGCCGGGCAGCTCGATCAGGAAATGCAGTCCAACGGCTGGCTGCACGCGCCGGCCGATCCCGCCATCCTGTTCGATGCCGACCTGGATACCAAGTGGGAGCGGGCCATCGCGAAGCTGGGCGTCAGCCTGTCGATGCTGTCCGGCGAAGCCGGCCACGCCTGA
- a CDS encoding peroxiredoxin, protein MSIQVGDRIPSVTLKHLTEGGMQEISTDEIFKGKKVVLFAVPGAFTPTCSAKHLPGFVEHADEFKAKGVDTIVCMAVNDPFVMQAWGKSNNVGDKLLMLPDGNGALTRELGLEMDGTAYNLGLRSQRFALVAEDGVVKSLQIEKPGAFEVSSADYILKQI, encoded by the coding sequence ATGAGCATCCAAGTCGGTGACCGCATTCCGTCCGTGACGCTGAAGCACCTTACAGAGGGCGGCATGCAGGAGATCTCCACGGACGAGATCTTCAAGGGCAAGAAGGTGGTGCTCTTCGCCGTTCCCGGCGCCTTCACGCCAACCTGCTCGGCCAAGCATCTCCCTGGCTTCGTGGAGCATGCGGACGAGTTCAAGGCCAAGGGGGTGGACACGATCGTCTGCATGGCCGTGAACGATCCCTTCGTCATGCAGGCCTGGGGCAAGTCCAACAATGTCGGCGACAAGCTGCTGATGCTTCCCGATGGCAACGGCGCGCTCACCCGCGAACTGGGGCTGGAGATGGACGGCACCGCCTACAATCTCGGTCTCCGCAGCCAGCGCTTCGCCCTGGTCGCCGAAGACGGCGTGGTAAAGAGCCTGCAGATCGAAAAGCCGGGCGCCTTCGAGGTCTCCTCGGCCGACTACATTCTGAAGCAGATCTGA
- the rnhA gene encoding ribonuclease HI has protein sequence MSDKKLVEAWTDGACSGNPGPGGWGVVLRYGEVEKEMMGGEPQTTNNRMELMAAIKALEALTRPVEIHLHTDSQYVKNGITQWIHGWKKNGWKTASKDPVKNEDLWRRLDELVTRNKVQFHWVKGHAGHVENERADALAREGLRSARGG, from the coding sequence ATGAGCGACAAGAAATTGGTGGAGGCCTGGACCGACGGGGCCTGCAGCGGCAACCCCGGCCCCGGCGGCTGGGGCGTCGTGCTTCGCTACGGCGAGGTCGAGAAGGAGATGATGGGCGGCGAGCCGCAGACCACCAACAACCGGATGGAGTTGATGGCGGCCATCAAGGCGCTGGAGGCATTAACCCGCCCGGTGGAAATCCATCTCCACACCGACAGCCAGTACGTAAAGAACGGAATCACCCAGTGGATTCACGGCTGGAAGAAGAACGGGTGGAAGACCGCCAGCAAGGACCCGGTCAAGAACGAGGATCTCTGGCGACGGCTGGATGAGCTGGTGACCCGGAACAAGGTCCAGTTCCACTGGGTCAAGGGCCATGCCGGCCATGTGGAGAATGAACGCGCCGACGCGCTTGCCCGCGAAGGGCTCCGCTCCGCGCGGGGCGGGTGA
- a CDS encoding homoserine kinase, with protein MAVYTEVSDEDLHAFVAQYDLGGVLSAKGIAEGVENSNYLLVTESGSFILTLYEKRVDPADLPFFLNLMEHLAANGVECPQPVKGKDGVALRELCGRPAVIVTFLSGMWPRRILPEHCAGLGGALAQLHVAGASFPMWRANSLSVAGWRPLFEASRARADEVKPGLAGTLAAELDVLERDWPTGLPSGVIHADLFPDNVFFRSGRLSGLIDFYFACTDLFAYDIAISLNAWCFEQDGSFNITKARLLLANYRAVRPLAVEEMAALPLLCRGAAMRFLLTRLYDWLNTPAGAMVKRKDPLEYLHKLRFHAQVRGIGDYGLDLTD; from the coding sequence ATGGCCGTTTACACCGAAGTTTCCGACGAGGATCTGCACGCATTCGTCGCCCAGTACGATCTGGGCGGGGTGCTGTCTGCCAAGGGCATCGCGGAAGGGGTGGAGAACTCCAACTACCTGCTGGTGACGGAAAGCGGGTCCTTCATCCTGACGCTCTATGAGAAGCGGGTGGACCCGGCCGACCTGCCCTTCTTCCTGAACCTGATGGAGCATCTGGCCGCCAATGGCGTGGAATGCCCGCAGCCGGTGAAGGGCAAGGATGGCGTGGCGCTGCGGGAGCTGTGCGGCCGGCCGGCGGTGATCGTCACCTTCCTGTCCGGCATGTGGCCCCGCCGTATCCTACCGGAGCATTGCGCTGGCCTGGGCGGTGCGCTTGCCCAGCTCCACGTTGCCGGGGCCAGCTTCCCCATGTGGCGGGCCAACAGCCTGTCCGTCGCTGGCTGGCGCCCTCTGTTCGAGGCGAGCCGGGCCCGCGCCGACGAGGTGAAGCCCGGTCTAGCCGGCACGCTGGCGGCGGAGCTGGACGTGCTGGAGCGGGATTGGCCCACCGGCCTGCCCTCCGGCGTGATCCATGCCGATCTGTTTCCGGACAATGTGTTCTTCCGCAGCGGCAGACTGTCGGGTCTGATCGACTTCTATTTCGCCTGCACCGACCTGTTCGCCTACGACATAGCGATCTCCCTGAATGCCTGGTGCTTCGAGCAGGACGGATCGTTCAACATCACCAAGGCCCGCCTGCTGCTGGCGAACTACCGTGCCGTCCGGCCCTTGGCGGTGGAGGAAATGGCGGCCCTGCCCCTGCTCTGCCGGGGAGCGGCGATGCGCTTCCTGCTAACCCGCCTCTATGACTGGCTGAACACGCCGGCAGGCGCCATGGTGAAGCGGAAGGACCCGCTGGAATATCTGCACAAGCTGCGCTTCCACGCGCAGGTGCGGGGCATCGGCGATTACGGCCTCGACCTCACCGACTAA
- a CDS encoding PspA/IM30 family protein, protein MGIINRIGDIIDSNLSSVLDRAEDPEVAIGYAIRKMEDALTEARSGAVRLMAERKGFEASWREAEFEMMEWERRAELALSHGREDLARAALTAKARIAQAAKPAHDEMDAIDQAIAKLNADAQALQAKLTEAHARRRSIVARHRGAVDRLRVRETLYDGRLDEAMSRYDQLHRRVDQVEARSEMMTPRRPFTLAEEIDALAADARVSEELAALKAKVAAR, encoded by the coding sequence ATGGGCATCATCAACCGCATCGGCGACATCATCGACTCCAACCTCTCCAGCGTGCTCGACCGTGCGGAGGACCCGGAGGTCGCCATCGGCTACGCCATCCGCAAGATGGAGGACGCTCTGACCGAGGCCCGCTCCGGCGCGGTCCGGCTGATGGCCGAGCGCAAGGGCTTCGAGGCGAGCTGGCGCGAGGCCGAGTTCGAGATGATGGAGTGGGAGCGGCGGGCCGAACTGGCCCTGTCCCATGGCCGTGAGGACCTGGCCCGCGCCGCCCTGACCGCCAAGGCCCGGATTGCCCAGGCGGCCAAGCCGGCCCATGACGAAATGGACGCCATCGATCAGGCCATTGCAAAGCTGAACGCCGATGCGCAGGCCTTGCAGGCAAAGCTGACCGAGGCGCATGCCCGCCGCCGCTCGATCGTCGCCCGCCACCGCGGCGCGGTGGATCGCCTCCGGGTCCGGGAGACCTTGTATGACGGCCGGCTGGATGAGGCCATGTCCCGCTACGACCAGCTGCACCGCCGGGTGGATCAGGTGGAGGCGCGGTCGGAGATGATGACGCCCCGCCGGCCCTTCACCCTGGCCGAGGAAATCGACGCCTTGGCGGCCGACGCCCGCGTGAGTGAGGAGCTGGCCGCCCTCAAGGCCAAGGTCGCGGCGCGCTGA
- a CDS encoding PspC domain-containing protein, which translates to MNAFDRMRHTARTRKLCKDKVNGWIFGICAGVAWWLGVKTWFIRLLAVIALIMWPEAVILAYVVGALVLNRRPRDSYDRTEDRFGRKKDEDRYGRDWRREWDRFERGY; encoded by the coding sequence GTGAACGCTTTCGACCGCATGCGCCACACTGCCCGGACGCGCAAGCTGTGCAAGGACAAGGTGAATGGCTGGATTTTCGGCATCTGCGCCGGAGTGGCCTGGTGGCTGGGCGTGAAGACCTGGTTCATCCGCCTGCTGGCCGTCATCGCCCTGATCATGTGGCCCGAAGCCGTGATTCTGGCCTATGTGGTGGGCGCACTGGTCCTGAATCGCCGTCCCCGCGACAGCTATGACCGGACCGAGGATCGGTTCGGCCGCAAGAAGGATGAGGATCGCTACGGCCGCGACTGGCGGCGCGAGTGGGACCGGTTCGAGCGCGGCTACTGA
- a CDS encoding aminotransferase-like domain-containing protein, with protein sequence MRVNGDIVSMTSYPIADWHPDISQRTGPVYRAIAAALHDDVVSGRLPPGSRLPTHRDLAWKLKVTVGTITRAYQEAERQGLVGGEVGRGTFVQDPRRLPNAPLEPPPAADIIDLSVNSSAVWPDAPVLRKALAGVAARADLSALMGYNHTNGATRLRRAASVWIEETAALSVPDERVLITAGGQGGLHAAFSTLTRPGDAVLVEQLTYPGVKALASLLGLRLIPVPMDKDGLLPDAVGALAAQHGAHTLYCMPTLQNPTTATMPLERRKALVEVARRIGLTLVEDDVYGFLNPQPLATLAEIGPDVTVYVTSLSKSLFPGLRTGFIVPPEPLWERTATMLRASLLSTAHLGTIAAAELIESGEAGGIAARRRALVAERQGLARRVLGQEPAGSDPRITHLWLTLPEAWRREEFARELMARRIKVTPADAFTVARGDTPHAVRICLCSVDREDQLESALHVVANLLTEPTAVMTTLV encoded by the coding sequence ATGAGGGTCAATGGAGACATTGTCTCGATGACAAGTTACCCGATTGCTGATTGGCATCCGGATATCAGCCAGCGTACCGGCCCGGTCTACCGGGCCATCGCTGCGGCTTTGCATGATGACGTTGTGTCCGGACGCCTGCCGCCCGGAAGCCGATTGCCGACTCATCGGGATCTGGCCTGGAAGCTGAAGGTCACGGTTGGAACAATTACCCGGGCCTATCAGGAAGCGGAGCGTCAGGGTCTGGTCGGCGGGGAAGTCGGTCGCGGAACCTTCGTGCAGGACCCTCGCCGTCTGCCCAACGCCCCTCTTGAGCCGCCGCCGGCCGCTGACATCATCGATCTGTCGGTGAACTCCTCCGCCGTCTGGCCGGACGCCCCGGTCCTGCGCAAGGCCCTGGCCGGCGTGGCTGCACGGGCGGACCTGTCGGCATTGATGGGATACAATCACACCAATGGCGCAACCCGGCTCCGCCGTGCGGCATCAGTATGGATTGAGGAGACCGCCGCTCTCTCTGTTCCGGACGAGAGGGTCCTGATCACCGCCGGCGGACAGGGTGGTCTTCATGCGGCATTCAGCACGCTGACCCGCCCCGGCGACGCCGTGCTGGTGGAGCAACTGACATATCCCGGCGTGAAGGCGCTGGCCTCCCTGCTGGGGCTGCGTCTGATTCCGGTGCCGATGGACAAGGACGGTCTGTTGCCCGATGCGGTTGGGGCATTGGCTGCCCAGCACGGTGCTCACACTCTCTATTGCATGCCTACCCTCCAGAACCCCACCACCGCGACGATGCCGCTGGAACGCCGGAAGGCGCTGGTGGAGGTCGCGCGGCGGATCGGCCTGACGCTGGTGGAGGATGACGTCTACGGCTTCCTCAATCCGCAGCCTCTGGCGACCCTGGCGGAAATCGGTCCGGATGTGACCGTCTATGTCACGAGCCTGTCCAAGAGCCTGTTTCCCGGTCTCCGCACAGGCTTCATCGTTCCGCCCGAGCCGCTGTGGGAGCGGACGGCGACGATGCTGCGCGCCTCGCTGCTGAGCACGGCCCATCTCGGCACCATCGCGGCGGCGGAACTCATTGAAAGCGGCGAAGCCGGCGGAATCGCGGCGCGCCGCCGTGCCCTGGTCGCGGAGCGGCAAGGTCTGGCGCGTCGGGTGCTCGGGCAGGAGCCGGCGGGCTCCGACCCGCGTATCACCCATCTCTGGCTGACACTGCCGGAGGCATGGCGGCGGGAGGAGTTCGCGCGCGAGTTGATGGCACGGCGGATCAAAGTGACGCCGGCGGATGCCTTTACCGTAGCCCGCGGCGACACGCCCCATGCGGTGCGTATCTGCCTCTGTTCCGTGGATCGGGAGGATCAATTGGAATCCGCCCTGCACGTCGTCGCCAACCTGCTGACGGAACCTACTGCCGTGATGACGACACTGGTCTGA